Genomic DNA from Ictidomys tridecemlineatus isolate mIctTri1 chromosome 6, mIctTri1.hap1, whole genome shotgun sequence:
CCTCTCTATAGGCTATTTCCCCTATGAGAACACCATTGACAGGAAGGACATTACATCTTCTGAAGACTCAACTTCTGAGTGTTCTTCCTGCCACTTCCTTCCTCCTGACCAAGAGTCATGGGTGACTCAAAGTGGAAGGATGCCCACTGGGAGACAAGAACAAATTCAGGACGACCCAGAGCAGCTTTGTAAACCCATCATCCAGGCAGTGGATATTGATCCGGGCTCCCACTATGAAGACTCAAGAGCTACTCTGGATCTAAATAGAGACTACCAGAGAACAGAGAGGATAAACCAGAATCTCGGGAAACTTCACGATCTAGTGAAAAACCTTAAGGAACTTCTAGACGATCAGAAAGATGACAAAGACGATGATCTTGTGTTCTCTGGTTCTCCTCAGGACGAGGATCTCCAGCAGTCCAGTAGCACCTCTCCCGACATGTATCAGGTCTGTTGTCAAGAATgtgaagcttgtcaggccctgcTCAAGTGCAATcc
This window encodes:
- the LOC101976788 gene encoding uncharacterized protein C12orf71 homolog; the protein is MPTGRQEQIQDDPEQLCKPIIQAVDIDPGSHYEDSRATLDLNRDYQRTERINQNLGKLHDLVKNLKELLDDQKDDKDDDLVFSGSPQDEDLQQSSSTSPDMYQVCCQECEACQALLKCNPSENEDISLFPEISPSLEEDELVE